In Notamacropus eugenii isolate mMacEug1 chromosome 1, mMacEug1.pri_v2, whole genome shotgun sequence, one genomic interval encodes:
- the ALG2 gene encoding alpha-1,3/1,6-mannosyltransferase ALG2 — MHPRGLEGRARGPSVLFVHPDFGVGGAERLVLDAALALQSRGCRVQVWTAHYDPGHCFSESRELQVHCAGDWLPRSLGWGGRGAALCAYLRMIYLALYILLLSGEEMDVIVCDQVSACIPVFRLARHRKKILFYCHFPDLLLTQRNSFLKRLYRAPIDWVEEYTTGMADCIVVNSFFTASVFKNTFKSLAHINPDVLYPSLNVSSFDNMMPSDLDNLIPKGKKFVFVSINRYERKKNLTLALEALLELRGRLDLQEWEKIHLIMAGGYDERVLENVEYYKELENTASQFDLSHHVTFLRSFSDTQKISLLHNCTCVLYTPSNEHFGIVPLEAMYMQCPVIAVNSGGPLESIVDNVTGFLREPNPAEFSKAMEKFIRDPSLKATMGLAGRARVKEKFSLEAFTDQLYQYISKLTE; from the exons ATGCATCCTCGGGGGCTGGAGGGCCGTGCGCGCGGCCCCTCGGTCCTGTTCGTGCACCCGGACTTCGGCGTGGGCGGCGCGGAGCGGCTGGTGCTGGACGCGGCGTTGGCGCTGCAGTCTCGCGGCTGCCGCGTCCAGGTGTGGACGGCTCACTATGACCCGGGCCACTGCTTCTCGGAGAGCCGCGAGCTGCAGGTCCACTGCGCCGGCGACTGGCTGCCCCGCAGCCTGGGCTGGGGCGGGCGCGGCGCGGCGCTGTGCGCCTACCTGCGCATGATCTACCTGGCGCTCTACATCCTGCTGCTGAGCGGCGAGGAGATGGACGTGATCGTGTGCGACCAG GTATCTGCTTGTATCCCAGTGTTTAGACTGGCCAGACATCGGAAGAAGATATTGTTTTACTGTCATTTTCCTGATTTACTTCTCACTCAGAGAAATTCTTTTCTTAAACGACTCTACCGAGCCCCCATTGATTGGGTGGAAGAGTATACTACTGGCATGGCAGACTGCATTGTGGTCAATAGCTTCTTCACGGCAAGTGTTTTTAAGAACACCTTCAAGTCTCTAGCCCACATAAACCCAGATGTCCTTTACCCTTCTTTGAATGTCAGCAGCTTTGACAACATGATGCCTTCAGATCTTGATAACTTAATTCCCAAAGGAaagaagtttgtttttgtttcaatcAATAgatatgaaaggaagaaaaatctgaCTCTAGCCTTAGAAGCATTACTTGAACTACGTGGGAGATTAGATCTTCAAGAATGGGAAAAGATTCATCTAATAATGGCTGGCGGTTATGATGAACGAGTCCTGGAAAATGTAGAGTATTATAAAGAATTGGAGAATACAGCCAGCCAGTTTGACCTTAGCCACCATGTCACATTCCTGAGGTCCTTCTCAGACACACAGAAGATCTCTCTTCTCCATAACTGTACTTGTGTACTTTATACACCGAGCAATGAGCATTTTGGCATAGTTCCTCTGGAAGCCATGTACATGCAGTGTCCTGTCATTGCAGTGAATTCAGGTGGACCTCTGGAGTCTATTGTAGATAACGTAACAGGGTTTTTACGTGAACCCAACCCAGCAGAGTTTTCTAAAGCAATGGAAAAGTTTATCAGAGATCCTTCCTTAAAAGCAACAATGGGGTTGGCAGGAAGAGCCAGGGTGAAGGAAAAATTTTCATTAGAAGCTTTTACAGATCAACTATACCAGTATATAAGTAAATTGACAGAATAA
- the SEC61B gene encoding protein transport protein Sec61 subunit beta: MPGPTPSGTNVGASGRSPSKAVAARAAGSTVRQRKNASCGTRSAGRTTSAGTGGMWRFYTEDSPGLKVGPVPVLVMSLLFIASVFMLHIWGKYTRS; the protein is encoded by the exons ATG CCGGGCCCTACTCCCAGTGGTACCAACGTGGGCGCCTCGGGCCGGTCCCCCAGCAAAGCTGTGGCCGCCAGGGCCGCGGGATCCACAGTCCGGCAGAG gaAAAATGCCAGCTGTGGAACAAGGAGTGCAGGCCGTACTACTTCAGCAGGCACAGGAGGGATGTGGAGGTTCTACACTGAAGATTCCCCTGGGCTCAAAGT tggtCCTGTTCCCGTGTTGGTAATGAGTCTTCTGTTCATTGCTTCAGTGTTTATGTTGCATATTTGGGGCAAGTACACACGTTCATAG